A stretch of Caenibius tardaugens NBRC 16725 DNA encodes these proteins:
- a CDS encoding M23 family metallopeptidase, which translates to MESSGGLGARLAAWFPDREFFMRSQGQVRFVRVSSRMQKIAAGLVAAVLLLWVGSIGTMAISQFLSSNDRASLLEREAVVTKAESRVAAYRDDLDTVADDLKRRQTFIEEMVDSLPADAKAHETVSDSSGESAKAVAKISAVIPEAGALARIEARQLAFVEKLTRYADRRAARAAVAIRKLGLDPRAIMAASDEAGRGGPLELLTTERDGSLDPRFERLGLSLERLEALERGLAGIPQVLPASLSMISSGFGYRRDPFAGHAALHSGLDFRGPIGSPIYAAATGKVIFAGVKNGYGNVIEISHGNGLVTLYAHMSAFHARPGQDVQAGDIIGAIGNTGRSTGPHLHFEVRHNGRAVNPRPFLEAAPNVLKEVRAGSADRR; encoded by the coding sequence ATGGAATCATCTGGCGGTCTTGGCGCACGTCTGGCCGCCTGGTTTCCCGATCGCGAATTTTTCATGCGGTCGCAGGGCCAGGTGCGTTTTGTGCGTGTATCCTCGCGTATGCAGAAGATCGCTGCAGGCCTTGTCGCGGCTGTGCTGCTGCTCTGGGTCGGTTCGATCGGCACCATGGCTATCAGCCAGTTCCTGTCGAGCAACGACCGCGCCAGCCTGCTCGAACGGGAAGCCGTAGTTACCAAGGCGGAAAGCCGCGTCGCCGCGTACCGTGACGATCTCGATACAGTCGCTGACGATCTCAAACGGCGCCAGACCTTTATCGAAGAAATGGTCGACAGCCTGCCCGCCGACGCCAAGGCACACGAAACGGTTTCGGACAGCAGCGGAGAATCGGCCAAAGCCGTTGCGAAGATCAGTGCGGTCATTCCCGAAGCGGGCGCTCTCGCCCGGATCGAAGCGCGCCAGCTCGCCTTCGTCGAAAAGCTGACCCGTTATGCCGACCGCCGTGCAGCCCGCGCCGCCGTGGCCATTCGCAAGCTCGGCCTTGATCCGCGCGCGATAATGGCTGCCTCCGACGAAGCAGGACGGGGCGGTCCTCTGGAACTGCTCACCACCGAACGGGATGGTTCGCTGGACCCCCGCTTTGAACGGCTTGGCCTCAGCCTTGAACGGCTGGAAGCCCTGGAACGCGGATTGGCAGGTATTCCGCAAGTGCTGCCTGCCAGCCTCAGCATGATTTCCTCTGGTTTCGGTTATCGCCGCGATCCCTTCGCTGGGCACGCCGCGCTCCATTCCGGGCTCGATTTTCGCGGCCCGATCGGATCGCCGATTTACGCCGCGGCCACGGGCAAGGTCATTTTCGCCGGCGTGAAAAACGGTTATGGCAATGTCATCGAAATCAGCCATGGTAACGGGCTCGTAACCCTCTACGCCCATATGTCGGCATTCCACGCCCGGCCGGGGCAGGACGTTCAGGCCGGGGATATCATTGGCGCCATTGGCAACACCGGTCGTTCGACCGGACCGCATCTTCATTTCGAAGTGCGGCACAACGGACGCGCGGTAAATCCGCGCCCCTTCCTGGAGGCTGCTCCTAATGTTCTCAAAGAAGTCCGCGCCGGAAGCGCGGATCGCAGGTAA
- a CDS encoding nicotinate-nucleotide adenylyltransferase has translation MARRTRDRVAHKRRNGPRTGLLGGSFNPAHGGHRRITLFAMAALGLDEAWWLVSPGNPLKPNRGMAPLGARVCSARAAARRAPIRVSAIERHWPSRYTVDTLRALVRRWPKRRFVWLMGADNLAQFHRWKDWRGIAKIMPIAVIARPGYDAAAIASPAMAWLRRYRVDAASFRKRGKWSAPALIELRFDPDPRSATQLRHADPDWASRYHGGLLRDQLTHDIIHTGNSKAGGA, from the coding sequence GTGGCACGCCGGACGCGCGATAGGGTGGCGCACAAGCGGCGCAATGGCCCGCGCACGGGGCTGCTCGGCGGCAGCTTCAACCCTGCGCATGGGGGGCACCGGCGGATCACGCTCTTCGCCATGGCCGCACTGGGGCTGGACGAGGCGTGGTGGCTGGTGTCGCCCGGCAATCCGCTCAAGCCGAATCGGGGCATGGCGCCTTTGGGCGCGCGGGTGTGTTCCGCCCGGGCTGCGGCGCGGCGTGCGCCGATCCGTGTCAGCGCGATCGAACGGCACTGGCCCTCGCGCTATACGGTCGACACCTTGCGGGCTCTGGTCCGGCGCTGGCCGAAACGGCGGTTTGTGTGGTTGATGGGGGCCGATAACCTCGCCCAATTCCATCGCTGGAAAGATTGGCGCGGTATCGCGAAAATCATGCCGATTGCGGTGATTGCGCGGCCGGGTTATGATGCTGCCGCGATTGCGAGCCCCGCAATGGCCTGGTTGCGAAGATACCGTGTCGACGCCGCCAGTTTTCGTAAACGGGGTAAATGGAGCGCACCGGCGCTGATAGAATTGCGTTTCGATCCTGATCCGCGCTCGGCGACACAGCTTCGCCACGCCGATCCTGACTGGGCCTCACGCTATCATGGGGGGCTGCTGAGGGATCAATTGACGCACGACATCATCCATACCGGCAACAGCAAGGCGGGCGGCGCATGA
- the rsfS gene encoding ribosome silencing factor: protein MAIPGTDPEPGSMLDLVLTSLDEDQAQEVICIPLQGKSSMADYMVIASGRSTRQVAAIAQKLAERLKQGGFGNPRVEGLPAADWVLIDAADVVVHLFRPEVRSFYNLERMWGFGDAAATAVGQA, encoded by the coding sequence ATGGCCATCCCCGGTACTGACCCGGAACCCGGGTCGATGCTCGACCTCGTGCTGACCTCGCTTGACGAGGATCAGGCGCAGGAGGTCATCTGCATTCCGCTTCAGGGCAAGTCGAGCATGGCCGATTACATGGTAATCGCGTCGGGTCGTTCGACGCGTCAGGTCGCGGCTATTGCCCAGAAACTTGCCGAACGGCTGAAACAGGGCGGTTTCGGCAATCCCCGGGTCGAAGGGCTTCCCGCCGCCGACTGGGTGCTGATCGATGCCGCCGATGTGGTGGTGCACCTGTTCCGCCCCGAAGTGCGCAGCTTCTACAACCTTGAACGGATGTGGGGCTTCGGCGACGCGGCAGCGACGGCGGTGGGCCAGGCCTGA
- a CDS encoding S41 family peptidase — translation MKIAPLMRSIALVTSVALLPVATAGLAQVDGRAAPQFGKLYAVYQRIKANYVEPVDDEKLVRGAIDGMLAALDPHSAYLDGSDLQRLETMIDGNYQGLGLSVTMDDQAVKVISPFRGSPAEKAGVKAGDFITHLDGKLIYGLELDEAVAKMRGPAGTQIRLTIFRAGRDEPFDVTVTRGVIELEPVTSKLEAGNIGLITVNEFSRDVGADVKNEIQNLRRQAGGTLKGLLLDLRSNPGGSLDEAVALSDLFLDSGQIVSQRGRVQRENIYYDAEKVYRGDVVKGVPIVVLIDAGSASASEIVAGALQDHRRALVMGETSFGKGSVQTLLPLTRDSALKITTARYYTPSGRSVQEGGIEPDITVPQLSDPDRAKRAKLRYRESDLRGHLVNEVDLDDKQLQIDKNADPRFSATPEELKAKGIEDFQLYYALETLRRADSVTVRPAGKRN, via the coding sequence ATGAAAATCGCCCCTCTGATGCGTTCGATCGCGCTCGTCACTTCCGTCGCGCTTTTGCCCGTCGCCACCGCCGGGCTTGCGCAGGTGGATGGCCGCGCCGCGCCGCAATTCGGCAAGCTTTACGCGGTCTATCAACGGATCAAGGCGAACTACGTCGAACCGGTGGATGACGAGAAACTGGTGCGCGGGGCGATTGACGGGATGCTGGCCGCGCTCGATCCCCATTCCGCCTATCTCGATGGCTCTGATCTGCAGCGCCTCGAAACGATGATCGACGGCAATTATCAGGGGCTCGGACTGTCGGTTACGATGGATGACCAGGCGGTGAAAGTGATTTCGCCCTTCCGTGGCAGCCCCGCCGAAAAGGCCGGTGTGAAGGCGGGCGATTTCATCACGCACCTCGATGGCAAGCTGATCTACGGGCTCGAACTGGACGAAGCCGTCGCCAAGATGCGCGGCCCGGCGGGCACGCAAATCCGGCTGACGATTTTCCGGGCGGGCCGGGATGAACCCTTCGATGTGACGGTTACGCGCGGGGTGATCGAACTGGAACCCGTGACGTCAAAGCTCGAGGCCGGGAATATCGGTTTGATCACGGTGAACGAATTCTCGCGCGATGTCGGTGCGGACGTGAAGAACGAAATCCAGAACCTGCGTCGTCAGGCTGGTGGTACGCTGAAGGGCCTTCTGCTCGACTTGCGTTCCAACCCCGGCGGGTCGCTGGACGAAGCCGTGGCGCTGTCTGACCTGTTCCTCGACAGTGGGCAGATCGTTTCGCAGCGCGGCCGCGTGCAGCGCGAAAACATCTATTACGATGCGGAGAAGGTCTATCGCGGCGATGTGGTCAAGGGTGTGCCGATTGTCGTGCTGATCGATGCGGGTTCGGCCTCGGCTTCCGAAATTGTCGCAGGTGCCCTGCAGGATCACCGGCGTGCGCTGGTCATGGGCGAAACCAGCTTCGGCAAGGGCAGCGTGCAGACGCTGCTGCCGTTGACACGCGACAGCGCGCTGAAAATCACCACGGCACGGTATTACACCCCTTCGGGGCGTTCGGTGCAGGAAGGCGGCATCGAACCGGATATCACGGTGCCGCAGCTTTCCGATCCCGACCGCGCGAAGCGGGCCAAGCTGCGTTACCGCGAATCCGACTTGCGTGGCCACCTGGTCAACGAAGTCGATCTCGACGACAAACAGTTGCAGATCGACAAGAACGCCGATCCGCGCTTTTCCGCCACGCCCGAAGAACTGAAGGCCAAGGGTATCGAGGATTTCCAGCTCTATTACGCGCTGGAAACACTGCGCCGCGCGGATAGCGTGACGGTGCGTCCGGCGGGCAAGCGTAACTGA
- a CDS encoding murein hydrolase activator EnvC family protein yields MTAFFRVRPLVALALAGMAVGASAQRDAISDDPNETRMALNRALADREAAQKRAEKLEADAARATRAAEKTASEAAALAARIQQSEANISAGQARLALVERQRAALRVRLAQKQKPLVELTASLQNFSRRPVALSLLRPGSVREVVYLRAMLASTLPQVERRTAALRSEIAQGKALEQQARQGLASLRSDETELVRRREALATLETRQRLASREASGTAAREAERALALAEQARDLDSLVVQLDKAGSLRRQLAALDGPIARPARPQESQIAGAQPVAPQQVVRPPSGYQLPVAGRVVAGFGAITSGGIRNEGVTFATRPAAQVVAPASGRIAFAGAYRGYGQIVILEHPGGWITLVTGLARVSVAVGDRLVGGAPLGVAGPARPTVTLELRRAGEAVNPMEYLG; encoded by the coding sequence ATGACAGCGTTTTTCCGCGTCCGTCCGCTTGTTGCGCTGGCGCTGGCCGGTATGGCCGTGGGCGCATCGGCGCAGCGCGATGCGATTTCCGATGATCCGAATGAAACGCGCATGGCGTTGAACCGGGCGCTGGCGGATCGCGAGGCCGCGCAGAAACGGGCGGAAAAGCTGGAAGCGGATGCGGCCCGGGCGACGCGTGCGGCGGAGAAGACCGCCAGCGAAGCGGCGGCGCTGGCCGCGCGTATTCAGCAATCGGAGGCCAATATCTCGGCCGGGCAGGCCCGGCTGGCGCTCGTGGAACGCCAACGGGCGGCCTTGCGCGTGCGGCTGGCGCAAAAGCAGAAACCGCTGGTCGAACTGACGGCATCGCTGCAGAATTTCTCGCGCAGGCCGGTTGCGCTTTCGTTGCTGCGTCCGGGGTCCGTCCGCGAAGTGGTCTATCTGCGGGCTATGCTGGCCAGCACCCTGCCGCAAGTGGAACGCCGCACAGCGGCCCTGCGCAGCGAAATTGCCCAGGGCAAGGCGCTGGAGCAACAGGCGCGTCAGGGTCTGGCGTCATTGCGTTCGGATGAAACGGAACTCGTGCGTCGGCGCGAGGCGCTGGCCACGTTGGAAACACGCCAGCGTCTGGCTTCGCGGGAGGCGAGTGGAACGGCTGCGCGCGAGGCGGAGCGGGCGTTGGCCCTGGCAGAACAGGCCCGCGATCTCGATTCACTGGTCGTGCAACTGGACAAGGCCGGGTCTTTGCGGCGGCAGCTTGCCGCGCTCGACGGGCCCATCGCCCGGCCCGCAAGGCCGCAGGAATCACAGATCGCAGGGGCGCAACCGGTGGCACCGCAGCAAGTGGTCCGGCCACCCTCGGGGTACCAGTTGCCCGTTGCGGGGCGGGTCGTCGCAGGGTTCGGCGCGATCACCAGCGGCGGGATTCGCAACGAGGGGGTGACATTTGCCACGCGCCCGGCGGCACAGGTGGTGGCTCCGGCCAGCGGGCGGATCGCCTTTGCCGGAGCTTACCGGGGCTATGGCCAGATCGTCATTCTCGAACATCCCGGCGGCTGGATCACGCTGGTAACCGGTCTGGCGCGGGTTTCGGTTGCTGTGGGCGACCGGCTGGTCGGCGGGGCGCCGCTGGGCGTTGCCGGTCCGGCCCGGCCTACGGTTACGCTGGAACTGCGGCGCGCGGGCGAAGCGGTGAACCCCATGGAATATCTTGGCTGA
- a CDS encoding glutamate-5-semialdehyde dehydrogenase has translation MTAENTLIAEAGYTPVESPESSPEALIERLASAGRIAQRTLARMDSPAKAHALHRAAQALREAEPDVLAANALDMAAGAARGLTGAMLDRLRLDSGRLAGIADAVDAVADLPDPVGDVIDRAERPNGLQLSRVRVPIGLIGIIYESRPNVTADAAALCVRAGNAVLLRGGSEAIHSNRAILNALVKGLVEGGVPADAVQLMPTQDRAAVGAMLRATGLIDMIVPRGGKSLVARVQADARVPVLAHLDGICHTYVHAAADPEMARIVALNAKMRRTGICGAMETLLIDAAFPAAQDIVGDLLGAGCELRGDSRAQALNPAILPATDEDWDTEYLDAVLSVAVVDGLDAALDHIARHSSGHTDAIVTADNAVAERFLGEVDSAIVMVNASSQFADGGEFGLGAEIGIATGRIHARGPVALEGLTTYKWQVRGNGQTRP, from the coding sequence ATGACTGCCGAAAATACCTTGATTGCCGAAGCGGGCTATACACCCGTTGAATCGCCTGAATCATCGCCCGAAGCTCTGATTGAACGGCTCGCCAGCGCCGGGCGCATAGCCCAGCGGACGCTGGCGCGCATGGATTCTCCTGCCAAAGCGCATGCCCTGCATCGCGCGGCGCAGGCCCTGCGCGAGGCCGAACCGGATGTTCTGGCCGCCAATGCGCTCGATATGGCAGCCGGCGCGGCGCGCGGCCTGACCGGCGCCATGCTTGACCGGCTGCGGCTGGATTCGGGCCGCCTTGCCGGGATTGCCGATGCGGTCGATGCGGTGGCGGATCTGCCCGATCCGGTCGGTGATGTGATCGATCGCGCCGAACGCCCCAACGGGCTGCAATTGTCGCGCGTGCGGGTGCCGATCGGGCTGATCGGGATCATTTATGAAAGCCGCCCGAACGTGACGGCCGATGCGGCCGCCTTGTGCGTGCGTGCGGGCAATGCGGTGTTGCTGCGCGGCGGCAGCGAAGCGATCCATTCCAACCGCGCCATTCTGAACGCTCTGGTCAAGGGGCTGGTGGAGGGCGGGGTGCCCGCCGATGCCGTGCAGCTGATGCCTACGCAGGATCGGGCTGCTGTGGGGGCCATGCTGCGTGCCACCGGGCTGATCGACATGATCGTGCCGCGCGGCGGGAAGAGCCTGGTCGCCCGGGTGCAGGCCGATGCGCGGGTTCCCGTGCTCGCCCATCTGGATGGCATCTGCCACACCTATGTCCACGCCGCAGCCGATCCCGAGATGGCACGTATCGTGGCGTTGAATGCCAAGATGCGCCGCACCGGAATCTGCGGGGCTATGGAAACCCTGCTGATCGATGCCGCTTTCCCGGCAGCGCAGGACATCGTGGGCGATCTGTTGGGCGCAGGGTGCGAATTGCGTGGCGATTCGCGTGCGCAGGCTCTTAATCCCGCGATTCTGCCCGCTACGGATGAGGATTGGGATACGGAATATCTCGATGCGGTCTTGTCGGTCGCGGTGGTCGATGGACTCGATGCGGCACTCGATCATATTGCGCGCCACAGCTCCGGCCATACCGACGCGATTGTCACGGCCGACAATGCGGTGGCGGAACGGTTTCTCGGCGAAGTCGATTCCGCCATTGTCATGGTCAACGCATCGTCGCAGTTCGCGGATGGCGGGGAATTCGGGCTGGGCGCCGAAATCGGGATTGCCACAGGGCGTATTCATGCCCGTGGGCCGGTCGCGCTGGAAGGGCTGACAACCTACAAGTGGCAAGTGCGCGGCAACGGGCAGACCCGCCCCTGA
- a CDS encoding 23S rRNA (pseudouridine(1915)-N(3))-methyltransferase RlmH, translating to MRLHVIARGKIGRSPEAELVARYEKRISWPFKLTELPETGGTISPPLTPARTVLLDERGKDMTSEQFAALLGRWRDDGVRETRFVIGAHDGHGDAARAEADLLISFGKATWPHLLVRAMLMEQLFRATAILAGHPYHRAG from the coding sequence ATGCGCTTGCACGTGATCGCCCGGGGGAAGATTGGCCGTTCGCCAGAAGCCGAACTGGTTGCGCGCTATGAAAAGCGTATTTCCTGGCCTTTCAAACTGACGGAACTGCCTGAAACCGGTGGAACCATTTCCCCGCCGCTCACCCCGGCGCGCACGGTCCTGCTCGATGAACGCGGCAAGGATATGACGTCGGAACAGTTCGCTGCCTTGCTGGGCCGCTGGCGCGATGACGGGGTGCGCGAAACCCGCTTTGTCATCGGTGCCCACGATGGCCATGGTGATGCCGCGCGGGCGGAGGCGGACCTGCTGATCTCGTTCGGCAAGGCGACATGGCCCCATCTTCTGGTGCGTGCCATGCTGATGGAACAACTGTTCCGGGCGACCGCGATCCTCGCCGGGCATCCCTATCACCGTGCGGGTTGA